ttttgtgatggcgatttaggaatgttttgtaatgttctccCAGAtactttatgaataaagtatatttttcaaaaaaaaaaattgaaggcccccattattgtttttacaccttaaatttgcctacatatttgctcctctatctccttccCACTGTTTAGtgttcttgagtattgctgataaaagagacaaGAGGTCGAAGCTTTTCGACTTGCACTCATCATgatagatgcaagaatgccaaatttcaaagggagcaacaatctATACTACATGAGATAAgggtgccgattggttggcaagttagcTCCCTTGATCGAGACATTGCCGTGGAGAACGCACCAGAGATCCATCGTCCCCCAGTCAGAGCtgactgccagccagccaatcagcacccttttttcaTGCATATACTGTTGCTTCCTTTGAAACTTGCCATTCtcgtgtctgtcctgatgagtgcaagacaaaaaattttgacagcatgtctctttttttcagcaatactcaaattcagTACTATCAAGTGACTACTTAGCATTCTATAAAACAGAGTTAGCAACATAACAGCTTCTCTTCTGCTTCTAaatctaaccaaatagattctgcctTTTATCCTCTGGCTTGTAACTCCTTTTCAGGTCTGCAATGGTATACTTAATTAATGCTGCCACTACTCTCCCAACCCCCTATTTAATACTCCCCTATCCCTCAAGAATGCACCGTTGCCAGGAACGTTACGTTTCCATTCATGGCTTTATTTGAGCCAGGTCCCTCTTACTGCACTATTATACTAGTTGTACCATAACTTCATGGGACAAATCatacctgcagctcaccaacctttTTCCTGGTGCATCCATTTACCGTTTCCAGATTCTGGGATGAGAGGACTATCCTGATGGGAAATCAAATAGAATGAGCCTGAATtccctggggtttagaagagaggtgatctcattgcaaTGTATACAATTCTTGAAGGGCttaacagagtagatgctgaaagaCTGTTTCCCttagctggagagtctagaactaggtctCATAGTCTCAGGACAACGGTTTGTCCattcaggacagagatgagaaatccTTTTGCTCACAGGGTTATGAATTTTTGCAATTCTCTACATCAGAGaagactgtggatgctcagtcattgaatatacaCTGAAGAGTTTAgataagagtaaataaggagaaactgtttccaatggctgaaacATCAATAGCCAGAGGACATAGGCTTAAAGTGATTAGCAGAGGGGACTTGAGGAAAGATTTTACACAACAGgatttggaatgctctgcctgataGAATGGTGGAAACGGATTCAATAGTTTCCAAAAGGGAATGAAATACTTGGAAAGAGGAAAGATTGCAGAGATATGGGTAAAGATTGGGACTAACTTAATTACTCTTCTAAAGAGCTCATAGACTCAATGGAATGATTGCTCTCCTTCCATGCcatactattctatgattctatattcaAGTCTGAAGTAGATAGAATTGAGTACTTAGGGAATCGAAGGTTAGATGGAtagggcaggagagtggagttattgtagttcagccatggtcttattgaatgatgggagtaggctcaaggggtcatatggcctactcctgctcctatgtcttttgtTTTTACATACATGCACAACAAAACCACCTTAATCTGCTTTCCATTTCTCAACTATCTGATTCATCCTCCTTTTGGACTATTTATCCTAGTGCCGTTTGCCTCACCCAATCCCCTTTGCATCTTGTCTAACCTTGCTTCATTCTGGTTCCTCTggcctgccaagttagtttaaatcctccctaCAGCATGGGTTAAACCTCTCCATGAAGACAGTAATAATCAGTTCTGAAAATTTTACATTCAGGAGTTTGCCCATATTTCCCAATGTCTACAATCATAGCATAAGCCAGAGATGTAACAAAATTCTTTCCTTGTGATGTGCCTTTCACATATTCCTCACCAATCTTTTCAAAGGCAGATTAAGAAAACATCtggagagatgaggccagatacaATTGTTAAGCTGCTTTATTTCAATTATGTTTGGACTCAGTTAATTCAATAGCATAATATAAAAACAATTAATAGAGTATTTTCACTTTCCCGCATCATTGAATTTTCTTGTAGGGTTATTATTATTTCCTGCAGAGCCTGTCCTTTAGCAGAAGATCTAGAATAGTTAAGTCCTTTCATGTGTGATGTGTGGGAGGAAAATAATTGGATACCGGTGAGAGTATCTAGTTAGACCCACTTTTCCTGAGCTCAGGAGGGAGAAAAGTCTAAGAATTCCTGCTCCCGACGAAAAGTGTGGCTGTATTCAGGTCAACCAAAAAATGTAGCAAGTCCTCTTCAGTCATAACTTGCTTTTGCAGTACAGTCATTTTCCAGCGCCGAATGAAGATCACTGAAGAGTAGTTATTTTTTTGCAAAGAATTTTTGCAAAGTTCTTTGGGAAAATTGAAATTTATCACTTCTGATATTTGGACTTGATAAAATCTGGTGGGAAGGAATGAGGGAAAAATGACAATTCAAGGAGAACATGACCAATAGTTATTAATGCATATGCTCCCAATTGTATTTTTTTCCATTTCTTCAAACAATAGTCCTGAGATTTTAATTAATCTAATAACATCTCTTATTGTGTTTGGATCTCTGATTGTATATGGACTTTTGAGTGAGAGAAAGATGGAACTCAGCTATGATACCCTCCATGGTTAAATATGACACTATATAGGCTCATGTGGCAAAGAAGGGATCAGAGAGCTTCTGGAAATATGGAACCTTTCTGAACCATGCCTTTGATGAGAGGAATTGTggaaaaaaagattaaaaataagcACCAGCTTTCTGAGCTTGATTTAAATTGTTATTGTTGGAGTTACAAAAATAGAAATTTGCACTATTTGTCAGTTGGGAGCCCCACAAGTGGTAGAAATGTAACCATCCTCTCTTCTGTTTGATAAATTATCCTAATCAAGTGAAGGATAGCAATGGTGTTGAAAAATgctccatcaaacattcccagatcAGGTATAACATTTTGATCCACGATAATCATCTCTCcactccaacaatgctcaataCACCAATGTGACAATCTGTTTACTATTCCAGGTATTCCTTAGGCCTTTCTGATCCAGGCTGCCAATTTGTGTCTAGACTTGTGCACAATAGAACTGATGTGAGACTGCCAAATTTGTTACACTGAGAGACTTTACAGCTGTTCAATAGAGCTGTAATCACATTCATTTGAGACAGAATTCCAGCCAGACCTTACTAATGAAAACCagcacctcaactccctccactAAGCCCTTCAAACGTAAAAATTAAATTAGTGGTGTCCCTTGTAAAACACATCCACCTTTAGCTCAGCCAACAAACACATAATTAAAAAGCTGCGGAACGCTCTGCCAATAAGTGTCCCATCGGAATTGTTCATTATCGTTTGCTTCAGAAGAACTACACTTGATATGTCTGATTCTAAAAAATTAATTTCATTCACAGGCATTAAATTACATATTAATTTATATATTCTCAAGCAAGAGACAAAAGCAGCTGAGCTCATTTTAAAATATTCCCTAGAGTTCAGTTTCCAATCCCTTCAGCAAAGGTGTAGACAATGAGCTCATGTAAAGAATAGAGCAGTACTTACTTTGTTGCATGGAGCACACAATATATTGTTCCACTAATTTAGTGATTGAATAAATTACATCTTGTTTTTATTACAGTACGGCGCAGTGTAGGGAGTGTTAGTGCTATTTTTAAGTTGAGTCCATGATTTACATGTGTGAAGCAGTGGCTTTTATGAAAGGTTCATCAGGTGGTAGTTTTAATAAAAGCACTAGGGTTCATGTAACTACAGATACTACACAGCTGTATGAATAACATGTGGTTAAGGAACTTTGGAAGGTTGGTCCTGAGATAGGGCATTGTAGCAGCTTCTGTTGAAGCATGGCCGGAAATAGAGGGGTGAGGGGGTCATGTTGGGGATGCGAGTACCAGGAAGAAGTTCCTGGGAATCGGCAGGGGCAAGTGTAGAGAAGGATATGGGTAGTTGGTGTGATCAAGCACAGGAGCAAGGGGAACAACGTATATATAtttatagataaaagcaaaatactgcagatgctggaaactgaAGGGTCAGACCTGCTtactttttccaggtatttttgtttttgttctatatTTATAGATCCTTGGTTGGGTGGTGAGGGGACAGGTGTAAGTAGTGGTGAAAAGGTGAGGATTTGGAAGTGCCTATCAGCAACCAGGCAGGTCTCTAGGATTTCAAGTAAATAAATCACAGTAAGTGTTACATATTTTCAGTTGCAGGCCTTTTTTCATTTGTTTAAATTCTGATTGCAATTTTTCCCTAGGGCACACATCTCTGGTCAACTAGTGTgtaggaaagaggacctcccaATAACCTATACATAAAAGTCAGCAGCTGCAACGTTTGCACCCACCTTGCCTGAGCCAGAAACTCCAGTTTAAGATTTAATGGCCAAGGAAGCCTGCGCTCATAACATAGCCAAGCAGCTGTAAATCCtgttgtaaatccttccaatacatgcCAACGgcagcagtaagagcaggagagatttctggtcagccatgtgatggaaagttgaaacctctaccatcactgtccatagccccagactacaacatgcatgtaaaaagtaCATTGCCACAGCAACTGACCAATCTGAGTGCAACTGTAACACATACCAAGTATGTTCTAAACTTTGGTTTTCTGTGTCACTGCTGTCTAAGCAACGTAGTTTCAAATACACACACTACAGCTGGCATGCAGGATGGAACTCCACAGGTCAGCTGAAAATTCCCTGTCACATACcttggagagggggacagggggaacGAGAAGCAAAGTTTTGATGGATATAGTTTAAGCATGATGCGAAGGCTTGACTGGAATATGTTAAAGGAAGAAAGGATGACACTTGCAGGAAATACACATTTCAGCAAGACAGACGAGGGAAAAGAATGCAACTGGTTCAAATATTCTAGTGCAAAAGTGATAAAAATTGATACTAGCTGGGAAAAGATATGAATTAAACTAGACAAAAAATGTTTTATTGCCACCTCAAAGTTCCCACTAATAAACTGCATAATTCAAAAAGGTGGTTTATTATTTTAGTAAATGTATGAGAGAAATATTTTCATGTTATTTCCTGTTTGAAGGCTAGAATTAATTTCTATTTTGATTCCTGGAAGTTCTTGCAAAATTTTGAGTTGCAGATTTTATTGCTCTTGTGGAACTACAAAATCCAACATATATTGTGACAAATTTGTTAACATTTAAATTGAAAGCAAGATACACTATGAAAGTTTAGTTTTCATGCTACAAGAGTAACTTTGGGGGTTTCTAAACATTGATTGTATAATCCGAAGGGGAAAATAAAGGCTACTGGATGAAATTTGATGTTGTGCTCACTGTTTTTCTGTCCTTACAGAAGATGATGAATGGCACATTATCCTTTAGCTATGCGGGTAGGTCCGGACAAGAGTAAAAATAATAATTGGTAGGTATGTATATAAAGTGTTAAGCACTCATTTAAGGTCAAAAAGCACAGGTTAGTCTGTAAATGAAGAATTCCTTCATCTTGGTAAACAAGCTTCAACTGAGAGAAGATCCTCAAAAGAATTAAAGGCACTAGTAAACCAATTTTTTCTACAACTTTTATTGTCAATGCCTCTGAGTGAATATATTAAACAAGAACACCATATTGTTTCAGCACTGCAGTGTACTTGGCAATTTTGCTTTCAACATTCTTCTCAGCTACCTTCTTCAGTTTCTGTGAACAGAATTTATAAAAATCATTGATAAAACAGGAAACTATTTAATAGACAAACACCATTGTAACTTTTCACTTTAATCCAAGTACATACACAATTATTACTAAGGAAACTACAATGATGCCACAAATTTAAAAGAGTCTTTTTTGAACACGGTAGACTATCGAATCAAAACAGGGCCTACAACGCCAAAACAAATTAGGGGTCCACACACTACATTGGGCACCAGCAAAGAATTCCCAATTTCAACTCAGGTAGGCTGGGATATCATGGCCAGCTGGTTGGATGGGAAACTAATTGTGGGAAGTTAGCTGGGCTCATATACCTTATGGATAAGGCAACTGCAGAAGGCAGGAGCATTCTTTCAGGGAGTGTACAGCATTTGGCATCTGATAAAATTGCAATAAGCTGAAGGGTGTAACAATGTAATCATTACTTACTAAAGTTTTCTTCTTTTTCTCATAGTGAAGCTTGGCTTTTTCTTTACGCTTCTCTTCAAGAGTGGCTGTAACTGCCTGGTATTTCCAACCAACTTCATGAGCAAGGCGACCAAGGAGAGCAAACTGCAAGGAAACAATGTCTGGAGTCAAGGACGCTATTCAGTTAGTTAATAAATGGAACAATTGCAAGCCAGACACCATACAGTGCCTGTGAATCCATACACATATATGCATATAATGATTACAATATAATCTTTCAAAAAGTATTTTAATCCATCAGCAGTACGAAATTAAAGTTGTTTGAAGGTTTCATGGCGAGAGTGGTAACATTAATTATGATTTAATATGTAAAATTTGATCTCAAAAGATCATTTGACCTTAAAACAGTTCAAGAACTTGACAAAAATTATTTATAATTCATTACATAAACAAGGTTCAATGTCATTAATAACTCGAAATCCAGGCTTAGTATCATTAATCcatcaaatccttccaacattccCATGTGGCCAATTTCAGCTCACAGTAGATGATTTCAAACCACTGAAAATAGGTTTTTTCAGCAATAGGATCATGCATGAGAAATATCCTGCACAAGCAGCCAATCAAGATGACCTTTCACCACTTTGTACTcaatctaattctgacctcttgagcatccccaatctTAAAATCTCCACCATTGGAGGATGTGCTACCAAGGCCTCAAACTCTGGTGAAATTTCCCCCCTAATCTCACCACATCTTTCTTCAAGATGTTGTGTAAAACCTACTTCTAGCAAGCTTTTAGCTCTCTGCCCTTCTTGTAGGATTGGGTGTCTAATGTTGCTTTACATGTGAAGTGCCTTTTATTATAacgaaggtgctatataaatacagttgCTATTGTCTGCACATTTCTAGTAAGGGTCACCAGTTAGCATTAACCCAAGCTCTGAATTAACCCTTAGATGCCAGGTCGAGGTGGTGTTtaaagcatatggaatcctgggctttataaacagtGGCAAGAGTACTAAGGCAAGGAAATTacaatgaacctttataaaataccAGTCTGGCCTCAATCATATTGCCCAATCCGCGACACCAcacttttaggaaggatatgaaagaATTAGAGGGTgctgaaaagatttacaagaatggtaccagggataagGGGCTTCAGTAAAGTGGAAagaatggagaagctggggtcATCCTTAGAGGAAGTTGAGGTGCAATTTgataggtgttcaaaatcatgaggggtctagacagagtggtGGAAGGGCAGAGAACCAGAGGGCAAAGATCtatggtgaatggcaaaagaaccaaatgtgatgggaggaggaaaaaaaaacttttaaaaataattgccGATcacttaggatctggaatgtactgcctgggtgTGCACTGGAGGCAGATTCACAAGGGAATTGTTAACTACTTGAAGGGAAAAGTTTGCAAAGTTATGGGACTATCTAaattactcttgcagagagccatcgGGGGCCTGACAGGCCAAATgggctcctcctgtgctgtaacctatGTTTTGATGAGCCGTGGATTCTAAGTAAAAACTGCTTTTCACACCAGTTGCAATGTTCAGTGTTACCTTACGAGTTGGCTTCAAACGTACAATCTTCAGGGCTGCTGGCACAACCATACGTTTCCTCTGCAAATGTAAATTTTATAGATTAAAACAGGCCAACAAAACAAAAATGAGTATAAGAGAGCCTATTCTATCTCAGTATTAAGTTTGTTCTCATTTAAAAGATCAAACAATGTAGGTAATAATAATTCATCATTGACAGAACAGGAACATGAATTATTGAGAAACTTGCAAAGTTGTGCACCTTGTCATATGGAGGAGGGATCCCATCAAagaccttcagtctgtccaaGGCAGCTTGACCTCGCTTTGTCTTGTGCGGCAACATACCTTAAAGTAACCACAGTCCAATTAAGTGTTTCTGTATACAATGCATCGATGCAAAACAGTCAACTATTCAATTAGGATCCACATCTCTGGAAATGTAAGCAGTTGATACACAAATGGGTTTGAACAGCACTGCATTTACATAGAAATATTAGAACACCCAGCAATAAACAAATTATGACACTGAGCCAGACAGTCACACCCCTAAGGATTGGGGTCTCTGATTTGAACAGGGACAGGTGTGTGACTACGAGTGagggaggcaagggggccgagaaggtagaagtggaggagggcAAGGGGGccaagaaggtagaagtggaggagggcaagggggccgagaaggtagaagtggaggagggcaagggggccgagaaggtagaagtggaggagcctcagcctttgcaatcgTCCCACAGGTTAGAGGTTTTGCACCTTATAAGAGCAGGGACTGTAGGGTGGATGTGCAAATgtggcaccatggcacaggaagccattcaaatgtggtggggtggaaagtaaataggaatgtagtggtagtaggggacagtatagtaggGGGATAGGCAGTTCTCTGCATCAGAGAGCAGAAATCCAGGCAGccatgttgcctgcccggtgccaggtaTCGAGATATCGATTTTGGGTTGGAAGAACGGGGGCCAGGGGgttccagttgtcatggtccaaatggggaccaatgacatagacaGGACAAGGAAAGCGGTTCTGCTTTGggattaattaaaattaaaaataaaaaccaGAAGCCTCCCAAACCATGAGCAAATTagcgtagggtaaataagatttgaAGGAACTATAACTGCAAGCTGCTGTCGGTGTATCCCATTTAGTGTCCTCAAACAATACAATAACTGTCTCAATCTTAGCCTGATCAAGCAATTTTCCACAGCTATATATCTGCATTGACATTAATATGTGCTTAACTatcaagttaaaagcaaaatattacctCTTACTGTCCTCCAGAAGATCCGGCTTGGTGCTCTGAAGTGATATGGGCCACGAGAGGGGTTAGTATTCATCCTCTTGCGCAAAAAAGCAAGATACTTaactacacagagagagaggtaactGAATATCCGTGCAGAATAAATTAAACACCATTTGACTACACCAAAATCTAATGCTTGATACATTTAAAATTACTTGAAAAAGTGTAGACACATCTGATTTAGCGTAcatccataaatgaattaaactcTAGACTTGAATACAAGTGATTTGGAAATCAAAAAGATCATTTTATCTTGATGTGTCTCAGATGGTAGTGCATGTGAGGTATTCTCATTGTCgagaaactcaaaacacagtaacTCATCACAGACAGAAACACTTACAAATTCAGTTGCAGCTACAAGCAACATAAACCGATCCGCCAATAAATAAGCTTTTATAAAATTGGTTTTTTACGtataaaacacaaattcttctgGTGTGGGGGGTTGCGCGTGCGGGTGAAGGACGAGAAAAGACACTTACGTTTATTTCGGTAGAAGTTGCCAGAGATGTTAATCCCTtcacacctcaccaccaccactttgTGGCCTTTTCAAAAGAGGAGAGCCAAGTTTAAGTACGACTGAAACATTAGGTACGGCTAAACAAGCAAAACTGGATCATGATACAATTGTGCTTCAGATGGTAGTGCATGAAAAGTATTCTCACTGAAACCTTCAAAACTAAATCATTCATCATCCACATGCTAGACGAAATGCCTTACAATGTAGGGAGTAAATGAGGAGTACCTAGTAAGATCTGTTTAGCTACAATGGCAGCCAGGCGGCCAAGGAGGTGGCCTCGGCCATCGAGGAGCAGGACCTGCAGAGCAAAACGAGAGAGGTTATGTTAGAAAGGCTGCTTAACCCACATTATAAGCCGCCTCCAAAGCCCAGCGTGTGGCAGCGGCGATTTTACTGACGCACACGTTGggcctacagcagcagcagcacatggGAGCTCAGGGGCTCATCAGCGCGCGGCCTCCTCCCCAGTCACACCAGGCCTCAGGCCGGCTGCAGCTGGAGACGCGGCGCTGgagtggagggaaggggagggaagggttctctcccctccctccaccggCTCCACGCCCTTGGGCAGCGGCTCCGGCCTGACCCGCGCCCCAGGCCCTTCCAGCTCACCCCAGCGCTCAGGCCTCATACCACAGCCGGGCCGGGGGCccgcccctccccacacacagggAAAACCCGCGGGAGGTCAGCCGGCGCCGGTCatttctcaccccccacccccccgacccctaTTAAATGGGACCTGGGGGGAGCGGGTATAAGGATCCGCCGGGCGCCGAGGCCCATTCGCAACGAGAGCGGCGGCAGCACCTTGTTGAAGCCGTCCGCCATGGCGACGAAAAGGAAGGAGGCGCGGGGTTTCCGGGCTTAAAGAGCAGGGGCTCCGCGAAGCGCCGGGGCGAtcggcccctccccctccccctccccctccccctcccctagtGACTCCACTGGGAACAGGTCCCGCCCCGCCCCCTCGTGACGCCACTGAGAACCGGCCccgcccctcccttcccctctcgaCCTTTCCGGTAGACCAGGCCCCTCCCTGCGTGTCGTCACCACCCATGATTGACAGCTCCTCCCTAGAGCCGTACAACTGCAAGATGACACATCGCAGCAGCTGATTAGTAGCAAGGATTCGCCTCGCCGGTACCAAGACCTCGTGGCGCAACGGTAGCGCGTCTGACTCCAGATCAGAAGGCTGCGTGTTCAAATCACGTCGGGGtcaattggaattttttttacccccccccccctttctaaGGATGTTAACATTGCTGTTTGCCTCTTCAGATTGCAACTGGAAACATTTTGCAATCCATAGCACAGCAAATTTCCGGCCTCCAGAATGTCTTGCTTTTGTTTCCAAATGAGAAACTTCCTGCCCTTATCTTCCATGTCCTCACCTTGTAGGATCTTGACATGgtagagcacagaaacagatcCTTCAGCCTATTGTTCCTGTACCTAATTCTTTGCTGCGAAAGTGCCAAACTAATCACATTGCCATTCTCTTCCTTTCACCTTCAAATATTCAACCACTTTTCCATTGAAAGATGTAATAGCCTTTGCCTCAACCATTCCGTGTTGAAAAACATATCCTACTATAGCAGGccgaagaacataagaaataggaacaggagtagtccattcggcccctcgagcctgctccaccattcaataagatcatggctgatcttcttgtgtttcaatttccacattcccatctaaccccggtaacctttgattccctcgctTGACAAGAatcgatctacctctgccttaaaaatattcaatgaccccgcctccaacaccttctgaggcagagagttccaaagttgcatagtgccctgagagaaaaaatttctcctcatttctgtcctaaaagagtgacccctaattttaaaacagtgttccctagttctggattcacccacaagaggaaacatcctttccatatccaccttgtcaagaccattcaggatcttatatacttcaatcaaatcacccctcactcttctaaactccagtggaaacaagcccagtctgttcaaACTTTCCTCCTAAGATAaccccgctcattccaggtatcaatctagtaacccTCCTTTCAATCGCCTCTGTTTAAATAAATTACCACTAGCCTCTCTCCTCAACTCCATCCTGGTATTTTACTCCACGTTGGTCACAATAACTTTCCGGTTTCTTCCCTGTACGCTTTAATATTCCCTCGTGTccctaagggaaggaaatctgccatccttatccgatctggcctacatgactttgacccacagcaatgcggttgactcttaactgctccccGAAATAGCCtagcactcagttgtatcaaaaccacTACCATTACTACTAACCTcttgaacaacaaatgctggctttgccagtgacacccacatccagtgaaagaattttaaaaactttaagcAACTATTTAATTTCCTTTACACAGTATTGCTAGAAAGATTCCTAACTGCTTGTTGTAAATTCAAATTGTTGCAGCCTGAAGCAGAACTTCTTGGTTGCAACCTTAATTTGACCAAATTTATAAAAACTTAGTTTACACAATATAATCAGCCATTAGGCATCCTTCCCTGATCCTCtttaaaatatttgttttttCTGTCTCATTGGCTGATGGTACTTTTCTCGACTATTAACTATTCTTTACAGTTTACAAATTTACAGTTACTATCTTGCAACATATCTATTGGATTCAAGAGATTTTAAAATTTGGTACAATTGTGTTGTCCAAACAAAATTCCTAGCTAGCCACGTGTGGCTACAACAGCATCATATAGTGCACTAATTTTAGTAGAGAACACCCAGCATACTCTAACACAACACAGCTAAAATAATCCAATTCACATCTGGTCGGTCTCCAATCTTCCACCTTCCATAGACTCAAattaatccaaaactctgctgcctgtatcctaactcacaccaagttctaTTTA
The nucleotide sequence above comes from Carcharodon carcharias isolate sCarCar2 chromosome 19, sCarCar2.pri, whole genome shotgun sequence. Encoded proteins:
- the rpl13a gene encoding 60S ribosomal protein L13a — translated: MADGFNKVLLLDGRGHLLGRLAAIVAKQILLGHKVVVVRCEGINISGNFYRNKLKYLAFLRKRMNTNPSRGPYHFRAPSRIFWRTVRGMLPHKTKRGQAALDRLKVFDGIPPPYDKRKRMVVPAALKIVRLKPTRKFALLGRLAHEVGWKYQAVTATLEEKRKEKAKLHYEKKKKTLKLKKVAEKNVESKIAKYTAVLKQYGVLV